The following coding sequences are from one Spea bombifrons isolate aSpeBom1 chromosome 13, aSpeBom1.2.pri, whole genome shotgun sequence window:
- the SLC9A8 gene encoding sodium/hydrogen exchanger 8, with protein sequence MADAEIHNGTRGDFNSTLFTTLAITTKLVLPTPAKPIIPVQTGVQAQQEEQSSGMSIFFSLLVLAICIILVHLLIKYRLHFMPESVAVVSLGILMGAVIKIIESQKLANWKEEEMFRPNMFFLLLLPPIIFESGYSLHKGNFFQNIGSITLFAVFGTTISAFIVGGGIFFLGQADVIYKLTMTDSFAFGSLISAVDPVATIAIFNALNVDPVLNMLVFGESILNDAVSIVLTNTAEGLTRGGDMSDVNGWKTFAQALGYFLKMFFGSAALGTLTGLISALVLKHLDLRKTPSLEFGMMIIFAYLPYGLSEGISLSGIMAILFAGIVMSHYTHHNLSPVTQILMQQTLRTVAFLCETCVFAFLGLSIFSFPHKFEMSFVIWCIVLVLLARAVNIFPLSYLLNFFRDHKITPKMMFIMWFSGLRGAIPYALSLHLELEPMEKRQLIGTTTIIIVLFTILLMGGGTMPLIRLIDIEDSKARRRSKKDVNLSKTEKMGNTIESEHLSELTEEEYEAQFIKQHDLKGFMWLDAKYLNPFFTRRLTQEDLHHGRIQMKSLTNKWYEEVRQGPSGSEDDDQELL encoded by the exons ATGGCGGATGCGGA GATCCACAATGGGACACGTGGGGATTTTAACTCCACGCTGTTTACCACCCTGGCAATTACAACGAAGCTGGTGTTACCCACGCCTGCCAAACCCATTATCCCCGTACAGACTGGGGTGCAGGCCCAGCAAGAGGAACAATCCAGTGGAATGTCCATATTCTTTAGCCTCTTAGTGTTAG CTATTTGCATCATCTTGGTGCATCTGCTTATAAAGTACAGACTCCACTTCATGCCGGAAAGCGTTGCTGTTGTGTCATTAG GCATTCTAATGGGAGCCGTGATAAAGATCATCGAGTCTCAAAAACTAGCAAATTGGAAG GAGGAAGAAATGTTTCgcccaaatatgttttttcttctcttgcttCCTCCCATAATATTTGAGTCTGGTTATTCCCTACACAAG gGTAACTTCTTCCAGAATATCGGCTCCATAACCCTGTTTGCCGTGTTCGGTACGACCATATCGGCCTTCATCGTAGGAGGGGGCATTTTTTTCCTAGGCCAG GCTGACGTCATTTACAAGCTTACCATGACGGACAG CTTCGCGTTTGGCTCTTTAATATCGGCCGTGGACCCGGTAGCCACCATTGCCATCTTTAACGCGCTCAACGTGGATCCTGTTCTTAACATGTTGGTGTTTGGAGAAAGCATTTTGAATGACGCGGTCTCCATTGTTCTGACCAA CACGGCAGAAGGTTTGACCAGAGGGGGGGATATGTCTGACGTGAACGGCTGGAAGACCTTCGCGCAGGCTTTGGGGTACTTCCTGAAGATGTTCTTTGGTTCTGCAGCCCTGGGAACTCTGACCGGCCTGATTTCTGCTCTG GTCTTGAAGCATCTGGATTTGAGGAAGACGCCCTCGTTGGAGTTCGGAATGATGATAATCTTTGCTTATCTTCCATACGGGTTATCGGAGGGGATCTCGCTATCAG GTATCATGGCCATACTGTTCGCCGGCATCGTCATGTCCCATTACACGCATCACAACCTGTCTCCGGTTACACAAATACTGATGCAACAAACTCTACGAACCGTTGCCTTCCTGtgcg AAACCTGCGTTTTCGCATTTCTTGGTCTCTCGATATTTAGTTTTCCCCACAAGTTCGAAATGTCCTTCGTGATCTGGTGCATT GTGCTGGTGCTGCTGGCGAGAGCTGTGAACATTTTCCCCCTTTCCTACCTGCTCAACTTCTTCCGGGATCACAAGATCACCCCGAAAATGATGTTCATCATGTGGTTCAGCG GTCTGCGGGGAGCCATTCCGTACGCCCTCAGCCTTCACTTGGAGCTGGAGCCGATGGAAAAGCGTCAGCTCATAGGCACGACCACCATCATCATCGTGCTTTTCACCATCTTACTGATGGGCGGGGGCACCATGCCGCTCATCCGGCTCATCGACATCGAGGACTCCAAAGCGCGCAGGAGGAGTAAGAAGGACGTGAACCTCAGCAAGACCGAAAAAATG GGCAACACTATTGAATCAGAACATTTATCAGAACTGACAGAAGAGGAGTATGAAGCTCAGTTCATCAAACAGCACGACCTCAAGGGTTTCATGTGGTTAGATGCCAAATATCTAAATCCATTCTTCACCAGGAGGCTCACCCAAGAG GACCTTCATCATGGCCGGATACAGATGAAAAGCCTGACAAACAAATGGTACGAAGAAGTGCGTCAGGGACCTTCTGGATCTGAAGATGATGACCAGGAGCTGCTCTAG